Proteins encoded by one window of Rubrobacter indicoceani:
- a CDS encoding EAL domain-containing protein: MCREKVMSSSKCRERSASCSRVRPGFPLEVSDICQPPFFCLCVWFRSREVRLHYTRRGLRPPPVLREEPGLVRCLGQGQNGACITCDLTRGEPLTFQENPYSPALFLAAVVSLAVAVYSVGHRRTPGAGAMALMMFSAGLWSVGYALEIGSLGFAQKIFWAKIQYLGICALPYSVAAFGVAYSGRRLGGVWGSLLAVLPLFTLGLVFTNERHGLIWSSVSEGPGNLFLDLEHGPAFWIFWVYSYVLVVTGLALITTVIFRSQRLYLMQSLVLILGLLVPWLGNSIYVLGLLPADPNFDLTPLGFTVTGLLLAWGLFRFGLLDMVPVAHHRIVESINDAVFVLDSRGRILDLNPATATLLNVPVPLAVGRKAGEAIVGLEDLPETANFETRAGNPERDYEVSLTPLERKPSRMLKGTTPGGLVVIFRDVSERKKAERKLKASEERYRRLVEMSPDAIIVHSAGVVDYINAAGVRSVGASTVGDLVGRSVLDLVHPDYADRMAERLRRTYEDDYESAAEEKFVRLDGRVMDVETAVMSVSRSGVPVSQLVFREITERKVAEERLTHQAFHDLLTGLPNRSFFTRKLSVSLESGTSGRVGVLFLDLDGFKLVNDSLGHEYGDSLLCAVAERLRSCVRPEDTAARMGGDEFTVLLEDLHDEAEVEVVASRIASSLSRPFVIADNEVSITASIGIALGASGESAASEMLRNADAAMYEAKRAGGVRYRVFREGMSDASLRDLRLRNELRRAVREGEFVVHYQPKVSLPDGGIAGLEALLRWQHPEKGLLGPRHFIPAAEEAGLMTEIGVSVLGDILRQLSLWSESLPGSPPVTVGVNISARQIRHPALVARTLALLEENGLSPLNLELEVTEDAFIGRDESALLAMNRLREAGVKLSVDDFGTGYSSLSRLRNVPIDTIKIDGALISGLDHDPEGYRIVSGLIELAHALGKSVVAESVESRAQLDRLIELGCDFAQGNYFWKPLEAPEAFRLLTGRRPPGGGT, from the coding sequence ATGTGCCGGGAGAAGGTTATGTCCTCGTCGAAGTGCCGGGAGAGGTCGGCCAGTTGCTCGCGGGTGAGGCCCGGTTTTCCGCTTGAAGTCTCAGACATCTGCCAGCCGCCTTTCTTTTGCCTCTGCGTTTGGTTTCGTAGCCGGGAAGTCCGGTTGCATTATACGCGGCGGGGTCTTCGGCCCCCGCCCGTCCTCCGGGAGGAACCGGGTCTTGTGCGATGTCTCGGACAGGGGCAGAATGGAGCCTGTATCACATGCGATCTCACTAGAGGTGAGCCTCTGACGTTTCAGGAAAATCCGTACTCACCGGCGCTCTTTCTGGCCGCGGTGGTCTCGCTGGCGGTTGCGGTCTACTCCGTCGGGCACCGTCGGACGCCGGGGGCCGGGGCGATGGCGCTGATGATGTTCTCGGCGGGCCTCTGGAGCGTGGGGTACGCGCTTGAGATCGGCTCTTTGGGGTTCGCGCAGAAGATTTTCTGGGCGAAGATTCAGTACCTGGGCATCTGCGCCCTGCCGTACAGCGTGGCGGCGTTCGGGGTCGCCTACAGCGGGCGCCGGCTCGGCGGCGTGTGGGGGTCGCTGCTCGCGGTGCTGCCGCTCTTCACACTCGGGCTGGTCTTCACCAACGAACGCCACGGGCTGATCTGGAGCTCCGTCTCCGAGGGGCCGGGGAACCTGTTTCTGGACCTGGAGCACGGCCCGGCTTTCTGGATATTCTGGGTCTACTCCTATGTTCTTGTGGTCACCGGTCTCGCACTTATCACGACCGTTATATTCCGGTCGCAGCGACTGTATCTGATGCAGAGCCTTGTCCTTATCCTGGGCCTTCTCGTGCCCTGGCTCGGGAACAGCATCTACGTTCTCGGGCTGCTGCCCGCCGACCCGAACTTCGACCTGACGCCGCTCGGCTTCACGGTTACGGGACTTCTGCTCGCCTGGGGGCTGTTCCGGTTCGGGCTGCTCGATATGGTTCCGGTGGCTCATCACAGGATAGTCGAGAGCATAAACGACGCGGTCTTTGTCCTTGATTCGCGCGGTCGGATACTCGACCTCAACCCCGCGACCGCCACGCTTTTGAACGTCCCGGTACCGCTTGCGGTAGGCCGGAAGGCCGGTGAGGCGATAGTCGGGCTGGAGGACCTCCCGGAGACAGCGAACTTCGAGACGCGGGCCGGAAACCCGGAGAGGGATTATGAAGTCTCCCTGACCCCGCTTGAACGAAAGCCCTCCCGGATGTTGAAGGGGACCACACCGGGGGGCCTGGTCGTGATCTTTCGGGACGTCTCGGAGAGAAAGAAGGCCGAGCGGAAGCTGAAGGCGAGCGAGGAGCGCTACCGCCGGCTCGTCGAGATGTCGCCGGACGCCATCATAGTCCACAGCGCCGGGGTAGTGGACTACATAAACGCCGCCGGGGTTCGCTCGGTCGGGGCGTCTACGGTCGGAGATCTCGTCGGTCGGTCGGTTCTGGACCTTGTCCACCCGGACTACGCCGACCGGATGGCCGAACGACTGAGGCGCACCTACGAAGACGACTATGAAAGCGCGGCGGAGGAGAAGTTCGTCCGGCTCGACGGTCGGGTCATGGACGTGGAGACGGCGGTGATGAGCGTATCGCGCTCCGGGGTTCCGGTCTCGCAGCTTGTGTTTCGGGAGATCACCGAACGCAAGGTCGCCGAAGAACGCCTGACCCACCAGGCCTTCCACGACCTGCTGACCGGCCTCCCCAATCGGAGCTTCTTTACCCGCAAGCTCTCGGTCAGCCTGGAGTCGGGCACCTCCGGCAGGGTCGGGGTTCTCTTTCTCGACCTCGACGGGTTCAAGCTGGTCAACGACTCTCTGGGTCACGAGTACGGCGATAGCCTTCTCTGCGCCGTCGCCGAAAGGCTTCGTTCGTGCGTCAGGCCGGAAGATACGGCGGCCCGCATGGGCGGCGACGAGTTCACCGTCCTTCTGGAGGACCTTCACGACGAGGCGGAGGTCGAAGTCGTTGCGTCGAGGATCGCCTCCTCCCTCTCCCGGCCCTTCGTTATCGCGGACAACGAGGTTTCGATCACCGCGAGCATCGGCATAGCTCTCGGCGCGTCCGGCGAGAGCGCCGCCTCGGAGATGCTACGCAACGCCGACGCGGCGATGTACGAGGCCAAGCGGGCGGGCGGGGTACGATACCGGGTCTTTCGCGAGGGCATGTCCGACGCCTCCCTCAGAGACCTGCGGCTCAGAAACGAACTCCGGCGAGCCGTCAGAGAAGGGGAGTTCGTGGTCCACTACCAGCCGAAAGTCTCGCTGCCGGACGGCGGGATAGCCGGCCTCGAAGCCCTGCTCCGCTGGCAACACCCCGAGAAGGGTCTCCTCGGCCCCCGGCATTTTATCCCCGCCGCCGAGGAGGCGGGCCTTATGACCGAGATCGGCGTCTCCGTTCTTGGAGATATCCTGCGTCAGCTCTCCCTGTGGTCGGAGAGCCTGCCGGGCTCACCACCGGTTACCGTCGGCGTGAACATCTCGGCCCGGCAGATCCGCCACCCCGCCCTTGTAGCCCGGACGCTCGCCCTGCTCGAAGAGAACGGCCTCTCCCCGTTGAACCTCGAACTCGAGGTCACCGAAGACGCTTTTATCGGACGGGACGAAAGCGCCCTCCTCGCGATGAACCGGCTGCGGGAAGCCGGGGTCAAGCTCTCCGTAGACGACTTCGGCACCGGCTATTCCTCGCTCTCCCGCCTCAGAAACGTCCCTATAGACACCATCAAGATAGACGGCGCGCTTATCTCCGGCCTCGACCACGACCCCGAAGGCTACAGGATAGTCTCCGGCCTGATAGAGCTGGCCCACGCGCTCGGCAAGTCCGTGGTCGCCGAGAGCGTCGAGAGCCGGGCCCAGCTTGACAGGCTTATCGAGCTGGGCTGCGACTTTGCGCAGGGCAACTACTTCTGGAAGCCGCTCGAAGCCCCCGAAGCCTTCAGGCTGCTCACCGGACGGAGACCGCCCGGGGGCGGCACCTAG
- a CDS encoding PaaI family thioesterase, with protein MSETSSGKPGLTREQLADLSRHFDEDITFSRHIRAKVKEAVPGEATLYIDVQDFHLNGAGTLHGGVYASLIDNTMGLALISEVGVRTATIDLNVRFLGAVREGRVTCRAEVVHRTRRLATLEARVHDDLENLVALGSGTFRIFEKQGRPLV; from the coding sequence ATGTCTGAGACTTCAAGCGGAAAACCGGGCCTCACCCGCGAGCAACTGGCCGACCTCTCCCGGCACTTCGACGAGGACATAACCTTCTCCCGGCACATAAGGGCGAAGGTGAAAGAGGCCGTCCCCGGCGAGGCGACGCTCTACATAGACGTGCAGGACTTCCACCTCAACGGTGCAGGGACGCTTCACGGCGGGGTCTACGCCTCGCTTATAGACAACACGATGGGGCTTGCCCTGATCTCCGAGGTCGGGGTGCGTACCGCAACGATAGACCTGAACGTCCGGTTTCTCGGCGCGGTGAGGGAGGGCCGCGTAACCTGCCGCGCCGAAGTCGTACACCGGACCCGCCGCCTCGCCACCCTTGAAGCCCGGGTTCACGACGACCTCGAAAACCTCGTCGCGCTCGGCTCCGGCACCTTTCGCATCTTTGAAAAGCAGGGCCGACCGCTCGTGTAA
- a CDS encoding ABC transporter substrate-binding protein yields the protein MPENRLSGGEPAGPGIARRDFLRLGGAGLAAAATLGVAGCGGGSGPTETESGAIEVIYSTSPSAQAVIEDLINQFNADHEGEIEVSFRPAPTDTSNAFDLLLTQFQAGGGDIDVIGGDVIWAAQFAANGWLADLSDRFDEGTRGEYLEGPVEAVTYDGGVYGVPWFTDAGMLYYRSDLLDDSGFDGPPETWDRLIEMARTVQEDSGVEVGFIFQGANSESGVVNGLEYINSFGGSALDPDDPTSVTIDSPEAVAGLEMERRMVESGVTPQAVSTYTEEESQASFLNGNAAFCRNWPYMYALGADEASSNITQDQIGVAPLPAGEGGQSASGLGGANYYINGLSDEETQNAAWEFVSFMTQEAQQKRFALESSLLPTRSALYEDREILDSVPVISLAGEALENTVPRPVSPYYSDMSIDMADQFNDSLAGNISADRAASNLQEAIQTIVDQG from the coding sequence ATGCCAGAGAACAGGCTTTCCGGCGGCGAGCCAGCGGGGCCGGGCATCGCCCGCAGGGACTTCCTCAGGCTCGGCGGCGCGGGCCTTGCCGCCGCCGCTACGCTCGGGGTCGCGGGCTGCGGCGGTGGCTCCGGCCCGACCGAGACGGAGTCCGGCGCGATAGAGGTCATCTACTCCACCTCGCCGTCGGCTCAGGCGGTTATCGAGGACCTCATAAACCAGTTCAACGCCGATCACGAAGGTGAGATCGAGGTCTCCTTTCGACCGGCCCCGACGGACACGAGCAACGCCTTTGACCTGCTGTTGACGCAGTTTCAGGCCGGGGGCGGAGATATAGACGTGATCGGAGGCGACGTTATCTGGGCGGCTCAGTTCGCCGCGAACGGCTGGCTCGCCGACCTCTCCGACCGCTTCGACGAGGGTACGCGCGGCGAGTATCTGGAAGGCCCGGTCGAGGCCGTAACCTACGATGGCGGGGTCTACGGCGTCCCGTGGTTCACCGACGCCGGGATGCTCTACTACCGGAGCGACCTTCTGGACGACAGCGGCTTCGACGGCCCGCCTGAGACCTGGGACAGGCTTATAGAGATGGCCCGGACGGTTCAGGAAGACTCCGGCGTGGAGGTCGGGTTTATCTTTCAAGGGGCGAACAGCGAGTCCGGCGTCGTGAACGGCCTTGAATATATCAACAGCTTTGGCGGCTCCGCCCTTGACCCGGATGACCCGACAAGCGTTACGATAGACAGCCCGGAAGCCGTCGCGGGGCTTGAGATGGAGCGCCGGATGGTCGAGTCGGGCGTAACGCCGCAGGCGGTTTCAACCTACACCGAGGAAGAGAGTCAGGCCAGCTTCCTGAACGGGAACGCGGCGTTCTGCCGCAACTGGCCGTACATGTACGCGCTCGGGGCGGACGAGGCATCGTCGAACATCACGCAGGATCAGATCGGTGTCGCACCGCTCCCGGCGGGTGAGGGCGGCCAGAGCGCGAGCGGCCTCGGCGGGGCCAACTACTACATAAACGGCCTCTCCGACGAGGAGACGCAGAACGCCGCGTGGGAGTTCGTCAGCTTCATGACGCAGGAGGCGCAGCAGAAGCGTTTCGCCCTTGAATCATCGCTGCTCCCGACCCGCTCGGCGCTCTACGAAGACCGGGAGATCCTCGATAGCGTACCCGTGATCTCGCTCGCCGGGGAGGCCCTTGAAAACACCGTCCCGCGTCCGGTCTCGCCGTACTACTCGGATATGTCCATAGATATGGCGGATCAGTTCAATGACAGCCTAGCCGGGAACATCTCCGCAGACAGAGCCGCGAGCAACCTTCAGGAGGCGATACAGACCATCGTGGATCAGGGCTAA
- a CDS encoding alpha-amylase family glycosyl hydrolase, which translates to MENSVWWKNGVVYQVYPRSFADTDGDGVGDIPGIVRKLDYLAEIGVDALWLSPFFPSPMKDFGYDISDYRGVDRIFGTSRDFDDLLREAHARSVRIIIDLVPNHTSDEHEWFVESRSSRDNPKRDWYVWRDGKPDGSPPNNWESIHGGGSAWEFDAATEQYYLHTFQVEQPDLDWRNPEVRAAIYDVMRFWLGRGVDGFRIDALPCVAKDDLLRDNPHNPGWREGMPLGMRQSRLNSEDAPAILEIIHQLRSVTDEFDGERVLIGEAYLPLERLMRYYGDSLDGLHLPYNFGLLEVPEWTPKTVGGLVERYEAALPEDAAPNWVLGNHDNPRVASRVGSGQARVAQMLLLTLRGTPTVYYGDEIGMTDAEITPGQTRDPQGIKDPAHNRDPARTPMQWNATENAGFSTAEPWLPIPDAKETNVESQAKDPRSMLALFRQLTRLRRETLALNVGSYVPLETGSRNVYAYLREHGGDRILITLNFGDEPEEINLPGDHKADLLSTTEMNPEAATFTETLSLRPNEGIVCRLRKTSG; encoded by the coding sequence TTGGAGAATAGCGTGTGGTGGAAAAACGGGGTTGTCTATCAGGTCTACCCGCGCAGCTTCGCGGACACAGACGGTGACGGCGTCGGCGACATACCCGGCATAGTCAGAAAGCTTGACTACCTCGCGGAGATCGGTGTTGACGCGCTCTGGCTCTCGCCGTTCTTCCCCTCGCCGATGAAGGACTTCGGCTACGACATCTCCGACTACCGGGGCGTGGACCGGATCTTCGGCACGTCTAGAGACTTCGACGATCTGCTCCGGGAAGCCCACGCCCGCTCCGTCAGGATCATCATAGACCTGGTCCCGAACCACACCTCCGACGAACACGAATGGTTTGTCGAGAGCCGCTCCTCCCGCGACAACCCGAAGCGCGACTGGTACGTCTGGCGCGATGGGAAGCCGGACGGCTCACCGCCCAACAACTGGGAGAGCATCCACGGTGGCGGGAGCGCGTGGGAGTTCGACGCGGCTACGGAGCAGTACTATCTCCACACCTTCCAGGTCGAGCAGCCCGACCTTGACTGGCGAAACCCCGAGGTTCGCGCGGCGATCTACGACGTGATGCGGTTCTGGCTCGGGCGGGGCGTTGACGGCTTTCGGATAGATGCGCTGCCGTGCGTGGCCAAGGACGATCTGCTCCGGGACAACCCGCACAACCCCGGCTGGCGCGAGGGGATGCCGCTCGGGATGCGCCAGAGCCGGCTAAACTCCGAAGACGCCCCCGCAATCCTGGAGATAATCCATCAGTTGCGCTCCGTAACCGACGAGTTCGACGGAGAGCGCGTCCTTATCGGCGAGGCGTACCTCCCGCTCGAACGCCTGATGCGGTACTACGGCGACTCCCTTGACGGCCTCCACCTGCCGTACAACTTCGGGCTGCTCGAGGTCCCGGAGTGGACCCCGAAGACCGTCGGAGGGCTCGTCGAACGCTACGAAGCCGCGCTACCGGAGGACGCCGCGCCCAACTGGGTACTCGGCAACCACGACAACCCGCGCGTCGCAAGCCGGGTCGGGTCGGGGCAGGCTCGCGTCGCGCAGATGCTCCTGCTCACATTGCGCGGAACCCCGACCGTCTACTATGGGGATGAGATCGGGATGACGGACGCCGAGATCACACCCGGGCAGACCCGGGACCCGCAGGGCATCAAAGACCCGGCCCATAACCGCGACCCCGCGCGCACCCCGATGCAGTGGAACGCAACCGAAAACGCGGGCTTCTCGACCGCCGAACCCTGGCTTCCCATCCCGGACGCAAAGGAAACGAACGTCGAGTCCCAAGCAAAAGACCCGCGCTCGATGCTCGCCCTCTTCCGCCAACTCACCCGGCTCAGGCGCGAGACGCTCGCGCTCAACGTCGGCTCCTACGTCCCGCTAGAAACCGGAAGCCGGAACGTCTACGCCTACCTGCGGGAACACGGAGGAGATCGCATCCTCATCACGCTCAACTTCGGCGACGAACCGGAGGAAATAAACCTCCCCGGGGACCATAAAGCCGACCTCCTCTCCACCACCGAAATGAATCCCGAAGCGGCAACCTTCACGGAGACCCTGAGCCTCCGCCCGAACGAGGGAATAGTCTGCCGCCTTCGAAAAACTTCAGGCTGA
- a CDS encoding roadblock/LC7 domain-containing protein, whose translation MSESGGGQGGRSLEDVLSGLRALSGDIESLAVLSPGGEVLYSSQPAGVERQRSSAMLSALGGLAVRAARENGKDHTEQVRVKTEAGHLLMVRSNDGGMIAATTGPDARVGLALYDMRNARDEVSRAVDLDAAKGGGV comes from the coding sequence TTGTCCGAGAGCGGTGGAGGGCAGGGGGGGCGGAGCCTTGAGGACGTGCTGTCGGGGCTTCGGGCTTTGTCGGGGGATATAGAGTCGCTTGCGGTGCTTTCACCGGGCGGCGAGGTTCTGTATTCAAGTCAGCCCGCCGGGGTGGAACGCCAGCGGTCGAGCGCGATGCTTTCGGCTCTCGGCGGCCTTGCGGTGAGGGCGGCCCGGGAGAATGGCAAGGATCACACCGAGCAGGTCCGGGTGAAGACGGAGGCCGGACACCTGCTGATGGTGCGCTCGAACGACGGGGGTATGATCGCGGCCACGACCGGCCCCGATGCCCGCGTCGGACTCGCGCTCTACGATATGCGCAACGCCCGTGACGAGGTGTCTCGCGCGGTAGATCTCGACGCGGCAAAGGGGGGTGGCGTATGA
- a CDS encoding DUF3037 domain-containing protein, with amino-acid sequence MTKLLYQYAVLRVVPRPERAESLNAGVALFCPERRFLGARVHLDKGLYLGLAPEPDFELLLCHLDSVVKVCEGGGAAGALGGLTQRERFGRVVAPKNTVIQPSVVHTGFTTAPEKELSLLFGRLVHREKTGL; translated from the coding sequence ATGACGAAGCTTCTCTACCAGTACGCTGTTCTGCGCGTCGTGCCGAGGCCGGAGCGCGCCGAGAGCCTGAACGCCGGGGTCGCGCTTTTCTGTCCGGAACGGAGATTTCTCGGGGCGCGGGTGCATCTGGACAAGGGCCTGTACCTCGGCCTCGCACCGGAGCCGGACTTCGAGCTGCTGCTCTGCCATCTGGACTCCGTCGTGAAGGTCTGCGAGGGCGGCGGGGCGGCGGGGGCGCTCGGGGGGCTTACCCAGCGCGAGAGGTTCGGGCGCGTCGTCGCCCCGAAGAACACCGTCATCCAGCCTTCGGTGGTGCACACGGGTTTCACAACCGCCCCAGAGAAAGAACTGAGCCTCCTGTTCGGGAGGCTCGTACACCGGGAGAAAACCGGACTCTAG
- a CDS encoding HipA family kinase, with protein MRVSLRRVEVTRYVTPFREGGSLPALVEADDDGMYVLKFRGAGQGRKALVAEVITGELARSAGLPVPELVVAELDPVLARSEPDPEIQDLIRASAGLNLGMDYLPGSFGFDPLASPITESLAARILWFDALTTNVDRTPHNANLLLWHGEVWCIDHGASLYFHHSWAGWREKAKNPFPAAKTHVLLPFVTPDGLEEAGRHLRGELDDKTLWRAVSLVPDEWLAGEAGFDGAEGVRAAYLEYFRLRLEGRETWGSALRQTVRESGRG; from the coding sequence TTGAGGGTTTCACTACGCCGGGTCGAGGTAACGCGCTACGTTACGCCGTTTCGGGAGGGGGGTTCGCTCCCCGCGCTCGTCGAGGCCGACGACGATGGGATGTATGTCCTGAAGTTTCGCGGGGCGGGCCAGGGCAGGAAGGCGCTGGTCGCGGAGGTGATAACGGGGGAGCTTGCAAGAAGCGCCGGTCTTCCGGTGCCGGAGCTGGTGGTTGCGGAGCTGGACCCGGTACTTGCAAGAAGCGAGCCGGACCCGGAGATACAGGATCTCATCCGCGCCAGCGCGGGCCTGAACCTCGGGATGGACTACCTGCCCGGTTCGTTCGGCTTCGACCCGCTCGCCTCCCCGATAACGGAGAGCCTCGCGGCGCGGATACTCTGGTTTGATGCCCTAACGACCAACGTGGACCGTACGCCGCACAACGCAAACCTCCTGCTCTGGCACGGAGAAGTGTGGTGTATAGACCACGGCGCATCCCTTTACTTCCACCACTCGTGGGCGGGCTGGCGTGAGAAAGCGAAAAACCCCTTCCCCGCCGCAAAGACCCATGTCCTCCTCCCCTTCGTCACCCCCGACGGCCTTGAAGAGGCCGGACGCCACCTCCGGGGAGAGCTCGACGATAAAACGCTCTGGAGAGCCGTCTCACTCGTGCCGGACGAGTGGCTCGCCGGTGAGGCGGGCTTCGACGGCGCAGAGGGAGTGCGGGCGGCATACCTAGAGTACTTCCGTCTCAGGCTGGAAGGTCGCGAGACCTGGGGGTCCGCCCTGCGGCAGACGGTCCGGGAATCTGGTCGGGGATGA
- a CDS encoding MarR family winged helix-turn-helix transcriptional regulator yields MMRFHSRTERAGDEQLRAFGLNMGQFDVLARVGAAEGISQGELAASLLVTKGNIAQLMRKMEGRGIIRRESEGRMKRLYLTGAGRELFAAVVPAHEAFVQRRFDALTEEEQTTLYRLLRKLDRGTG; encoded by the coding sequence ATGATGCGGTTTCACAGCCGGACGGAGCGGGCGGGTGACGAGCAGTTGCGGGCGTTTGGGTTGAACATGGGGCAGTTTGACGTGCTGGCGCGGGTCGGGGCGGCGGAGGGGATCAGCCAGGGCGAGCTTGCGGCGTCGCTTCTGGTTACAAAGGGGAACATCGCGCAGCTTATGCGCAAGATGGAGGGTCGCGGGATAATTCGTCGGGAGTCCGAGGGTCGGATGAAGCGGCTGTACCTGACCGGCGCGGGGCGGGAACTCTTCGCGGCGGTCGTTCCGGCGCACGAGGCCTTTGTGCAGCGTCGTTTCGACGCGCTGACGGAAGAGGAGCAGACCACGCTGTACAGGCTTCTCAGAAAGCTCGACCGGGGGACGGGTTGA
- a CDS encoding ring-cleaving dioxygenase — protein MEIGEFMEVRGFHHTSSVSAEIGENVRFYTRVLGMRFVYRSVNQDDVSMYHLAYGDGAAKSGAVVTFFDIPNAAPNRAGRGEVANIALRVPDREALGWWVGRFGELGVSSGEVEDRYDGRAKLDFRDSEGHRMSLVADGGEGMEPGEPWTGEGVPEEYAVRGIESSVMVVGNVGASEVVLVDVLGFRRSEEYRADGNRIVVFESGVGGPGTEVHVAERPELQRARPGAGGVHHIAFRVKDEEEITRWAERVSKVGLPNSGVVDRDFFKSVYFREPGGVLFEIATDEPGWAKDGLETLGERLVLPHFMEANRKEIEANLKPIPA, from the coding sequence GTGGAGATCGGAGAATTCATGGAAGTACGGGGTTTCCATCATACATCGTCGGTGAGCGCGGAGATCGGGGAGAACGTCCGGTTTTACACGCGGGTTCTCGGGATGCGCTTTGTCTACAGGTCCGTAAACCAGGACGACGTTTCGATGTACCACCTTGCGTACGGGGATGGGGCGGCGAAGTCCGGGGCGGTCGTGACCTTTTTCGACATTCCGAACGCCGCGCCGAACCGGGCGGGAAGGGGCGAGGTCGCTAACATCGCGCTGCGCGTACCGGACCGCGAGGCGCTCGGCTGGTGGGTCGGGCGTTTCGGGGAGCTTGGCGTTTCGTCCGGCGAGGTCGAGGATCGCTACGACGGACGGGCGAAGCTTGACTTCCGGGATAGCGAGGGACACCGGATGAGCCTTGTTGCGGACGGGGGCGAGGGGATGGAGCCGGGCGAGCCGTGGACGGGAGAGGGGGTCCCCGAGGAGTACGCGGTGCGCGGCATAGAGAGCTCGGTCATGGTCGTCGGGAACGTCGGGGCGTCGGAGGTGGTGCTGGTCGATGTGCTGGGTTTCCGGCGGTCGGAGGAGTACAGGGCCGACGGAAATCGCATCGTTGTCTTTGAAAGCGGGGTCGGCGGTCCGGGTACGGAGGTTCACGTCGCAGAGCGTCCCGAACTGCAGCGGGCGCGTCCGGGCGCGGGAGGCGTGCATCACATCGCGTTCCGGGTAAAAGACGAAGAAGAGATAACCCGCTGGGCCGAGCGCGTGAGCAAGGTCGGGCTGCCGAACAGCGGGGTCGTTGACCGCGACTTCTTCAAGAGCGTATACTTCCGCGAGCCGGGTGGCGTTCTGTTCGAGATCGCAACGGACGAACCCGGCTGGGCCAAGGACGGTCTTGAAACCCTGGGCGAAAGGCTTGTGCTTCCACACTTCATGGAGGCCAACCGCAAGGAGATAGAGGCGAACCTTAAGCCGATCCCGGCCTGA
- the wrbA gene encoding NAD(P)H:quinone oxidoreductase, which yields MANVAVVYYSSTGNVYELARAVVDGAESAGAEVRFRRARELAPEEAIQSNEAWAKHVEETKDVPVAQSEDLEWADAFAFGTPTRYGNVSAQLKQFIDAQGGLWAQGLLADKAASVFTSASTPHGGQEGTLLSMYAIFAHWGSIIVPTGYTSDEINAIGNPYGVSSTDGGVTGNGGPSKEELAAARYLGQRLAQKAALLAA from the coding sequence ATGGCGAACGTAGCAGTGGTTTATTACAGCAGCACGGGCAACGTCTACGAGTTGGCGCGGGCCGTCGTGGACGGGGCGGAGTCCGCCGGTGCGGAAGTGCGGTTCAGGAGGGCTCGGGAGCTGGCCCCGGAAGAGGCGATACAGAGCAACGAGGCTTGGGCGAAGCACGTCGAAGAGACAAAGGACGTTCCGGTTGCTCAGTCGGAGGATCTTGAGTGGGCGGACGCGTTTGCGTTCGGGACGCCGACGCGGTACGGGAACGTTTCGGCGCAGCTCAAGCAGTTCATAGACGCGCAGGGTGGTCTATGGGCGCAGGGGCTTCTGGCGGACAAGGCGGCGAGCGTCTTCACGAGCGCCTCGACGCCTCACGGCGGTCAGGAGGGAACGCTGCTCTCGATGTACGCCATCTTCGCTCACTGGGGTTCGATCATCGTCCCGACCGGCTACACCTCCGATGAGATCAACGCCATCGGAAACCCCTACGGCGTCAGCTCCACCGACGGCGGTGTAACCGGAAACGGCGGTCCGAGCAAAGAAGAACTGGCCGCGGCCCGTTACCTCGGCCAGCGCCTCGCTCAGAAGGCCGCGCTTCTCGCTGCATAA